A DNA window from Mytilus edulis chromosome 14, xbMytEdul2.2, whole genome shotgun sequence contains the following coding sequences:
- the LOC139504045 gene encoding scavenger receptor cysteine-rich type 1 protein M160-like — MMISSNRVDDGQGTIWLNDVDCSGSETKLQNCSHSIETSQCHHYEDVGVHCFLSCPAEENEGRLRFITSSVENIGRLEINYRGEWGTICSNSFGHAEAAVACRQLGYCSGQMIPYQYIDDGNGTIWLDRIDCSGSEHKLINCTNSIDTSHCRHSYDAGVKCYISCPAEEDEGRLRFITSSVENRGRLEINYRGEWGTICSNSFGHVEAAVACRQLGYCSGQMIPYQYIDDGNGTIWLDRIDCSGSEHKLINCTYSIDTSHCRHSYDAGVKCYISCPAEADEGRLRFITGSVDNIGRLEINYRGEWGTICSNSFGHVEAAVACRQLGYCSGQMIPYQYIDDGNGTIWLDRIDCSGSEHKLINCTYSIDTSHCRHSYDAGVKCYISCPVEADEGRLRFITGSVDNIGRLEINYRGEWGTICSNSFGHVEAAVACRQLGYWCVLH; from the exons ATGATGATTTCCTCTAATCGTGTTGATGATGGCCAAGGCACTATTTGGTTAAATGACGTAGACTGTTCCGGTTCAGAAACTAAATTACAGAATTGTTCGCACTCTATTGAAACATCACAATGTCATCACTATGAAGATGTTGGCGTTCATTGTTTTCTCAGCTGTCCGGCAGAAGAAAATGAAG GTCGTTTGCGTTTTATAACGAGTTCCGTTGAAAATATAGGACGACTGGAAATTAATTATAGAGGTGAATGGGGAACAATATGTTCTAATAGTTTTGGTCATGCTGAAGCAGCAGTAGCCTGTAGACAGCTCGGATATTG tTCCGGACAGATgattccctatcaatatatagaTGATGGCAATGGAACCATTTGGTTAGATAGAATAGATTGCTCTGGTTCAGaacataaattaatcaattgCACAAACTCAATCGATACTTCACACTGTAGACACAGCTACGATGCCGGCGTCAAATGTTATATCAGCTGTCCAGCAGAGGAAGATGAAG GTCGTTTGCGTTTTATAACGAGTTCCGTTGAAAATAGAGGACGACTGGAAATTAATTATAGAGGTGAATGGGGAACAATATGCTCTAATAGTTTTGGTCATGTTGAAGCAGCAGTAGCCTGTAGACAGCTCGGATATTG ttcCGGACAGATgattccctatcaatatatagaTGATGGCAATGGAACCATTTGGTTAGATAGAATAGATTGCTCTGGTTCAGaacataaattaatcaattgCACATACTCAATCGATACTTCACACTGTAGACACAGTTACGATGCCGGCGTCAAATGTTATATCAGCTGTCCAGCAGAGGCAGATGAAG GTCGTTTGCGTTTTATAACGGGTTCCGTTGACAATATAGGACGACTGGAAATTAATTATAGAGGTGAATGGGGAACAATATGTTCTAATAGTTTTGGTCATGTTGAAGCAGCAGTAGCCTGTAGACAGCTCGGATATTG ttcCGGACAGATgattccctatcaatatatagaTGATGGCAATGGAACCATTTGGTTAGATAGAATAGATTGCTCTGGTTCAGaacataaattaatcaattgCACATACTCAATCGATACTTCACACTGTAGACACAGTTACGATGCCGGCGTCAAATGTTATATCAGCTGTCCAGTAGAGGCAGATGAAG GTCGTTTGCGTTTTATAACGGGTTCCGTTGACAATATAGGACGACTGGAAATTAATTATAGAGGTGAATGGGGAACAATATGTTCTAATAGTTTTGGTCATGTTGAAGCAGCAGTAGCCTGTAGACAGCTCGGATATTGGTGTGTATTACATTAA